Proteins from one Pontibacter korlensis genomic window:
- a CDS encoding ABC transporter ATP-binding protein codes for MPTILHIQDLKKTYDSGDRHLTVLQGINFSLQAGDVCSIVGPSGSGKTTLLGLCAGLDRASSGSVILNGIKLDSLSEDERAQVRNKYVGFIFQNFQLIPTLTALENVMVPMELRGERNVQQQAMELLARVGLAERHDHYPTQLSGGEQQRVSLARAFSNKPTILFADEPTGNLDEETGDRVEKLLFDLNHEAGTTLVLVTHDLDLAAKTDRIIRIKGGTVVSDQVTSIVNDE; via the coding sequence GTGCCTACCATACTACATATACAGGATCTGAAAAAGACCTACGATAGCGGCGACCGACACCTGACAGTGCTGCAAGGTATAAATTTTTCGCTTCAGGCTGGCGACGTGTGCTCCATTGTAGGGCCATCGGGCAGCGGTAAAACCACGCTTCTGGGTCTTTGTGCCGGGCTAGACCGTGCCTCTTCCGGCTCAGTTATACTCAATGGCATTAAGCTGGATAGCCTGTCGGAGGATGAGCGGGCGCAGGTGCGCAATAAATATGTAGGCTTTATATTTCAGAACTTTCAACTAATCCCTACACTCACAGCACTGGAGAATGTGATGGTGCCGATGGAACTGCGGGGCGAAAGAAATGTACAGCAGCAAGCTATGGAGCTGTTGGCCAGGGTAGGTTTGGCCGAGCGCCACGACCACTACCCAACACAATTGTCTGGAGGGGAGCAGCAGCGGGTGTCATTGGCCAGGGCGTTTTCTAACAAGCCTACCATACTTTTTGCCGATGAGCCAACCGGTAACTTAGACGAGGAAACGGGTGATCGTGTAGAGAAACTGCTCTTCGACCTAAACCATGAGGCAGGCACTACGCTGGTGCTGGTAACCCATGACTTGGATCTGGCAGCTAAAACTGATAGAATCATTCGTATAAAAGGTGGCACAGTCGTATCTGATCAGGTAACGTCTATCGTGAACGATGAGTAA
- a CDS encoding NAD(P)/FAD-dependent oxidoreductase, translated as MRKKELDLVLPPELAFDAQQLEREILKSAKVQPEDVKFLHRVKRSIDARGRQVQVRVRADVYLDNPPSDIISPKYYYPDVTNANRVVIVGAGPAGLFAALRCIELGLKPVLLERGKDVRSRRRDLAAINKEHTVNPDSNYCFGEGGAGTYSDGKLYTRSKKRGDLQRILQILVQHGATPDILFDAHPHIGTNKLPKIIEAIRETIRNAGGEVHFGKRVTDFILEQGEMKGAVTQDGQEYTGEAVILATGHSARDIFELLHEKGVTIEAKPFAMGVRVEHQQSLIDSIQYKCEDRGPYLPASSYALVHQTHYKNRQRGIFSFCMCPGGFIVPSATAPGEVVVNGMSPSRRDSRFSNSGIVVAIELEDMELQKYGALAGLRMQQALEQKACQMAGGTQAAPAQLLHDFTRFKSGGELLETSYQPGLVPVDMNDLFSDDMGFRLREGFKTFGNKMRGYLSNEAQIVGVESRTSSPVRIPRDRDTLEHVQVKGLYPCGEGAGFAGGIVSAAMDGERCAEKAALRAGVTI; from the coding sequence ATGAGAAAGAAAGAATTGGATCTGGTGCTTCCGCCAGAGCTGGCTTTTGATGCCCAGCAATTAGAAAGGGAGATTTTAAAAAGCGCCAAGGTGCAGCCAGAAGATGTAAAATTTCTGCACCGCGTTAAACGCTCTATCGATGCCCGTGGCCGCCAGGTGCAGGTGCGCGTCAGAGCCGACGTATACTTAGACAATCCTCCGTCTGATATTATATCCCCAAAGTATTATTACCCGGATGTTACCAATGCTAATCGCGTTGTGATAGTTGGAGCAGGCCCGGCAGGTCTTTTCGCAGCTTTACGTTGTATAGAGCTAGGCTTAAAGCCGGTTCTATTGGAACGAGGAAAAGATGTACGCAGTCGCCGCCGCGATTTAGCAGCTATCAATAAAGAGCATACTGTAAACCCTGATTCAAACTATTGCTTTGGTGAAGGTGGAGCAGGCACATACTCTGATGGCAAGCTGTATACCCGCTCAAAAAAGCGTGGCGATCTACAGCGCATTCTGCAGATTTTGGTACAGCATGGAGCCACTCCTGATATTCTTTTTGATGCTCATCCGCATATTGGCACAAATAAACTGCCTAAAATCATCGAGGCCATCAGGGAAACCATCAGAAACGCTGGAGGTGAGGTGCACTTTGGTAAGCGGGTGACTGATTTTATTCTGGAGCAGGGCGAAATGAAAGGTGCCGTAACGCAGGATGGCCAGGAGTATACGGGTGAAGCTGTTATACTTGCTACAGGCCACAGCGCCCGCGACATATTTGAGTTGCTGCATGAAAAAGGTGTTACTATAGAAGCAAAGCCTTTTGCTATGGGCGTGCGTGTAGAACACCAGCAAAGCCTTATAGACAGCATCCAGTATAAGTGTGAAGATCGTGGACCTTATTTACCTGCTTCCTCTTATGCCTTGGTGCACCAAACCCACTACAAGAACAGACAGCGCGGCATATTTTCGTTCTGCATGTGCCCTGGTGGGTTCATTGTTCCGTCAGCTACAGCACCTGGTGAAGTTGTTGTGAATGGTATGTCGCCGAGCCGTCGGGATTCCCGCTTTTCGAACTCAGGAATTGTAGTGGCCATTGAACTCGAAGATATGGAGTTGCAAAAATATGGCGCTTTAGCAGGCTTACGCATGCAGCAGGCCCTGGAACAGAAGGCATGCCAAATGGCAGGTGGTACACAGGCTGCCCCAGCACAGCTACTTCACGATTTTACCCGCTTCAAATCGGGCGGTGAACTACTGGAAACGTCATACCAGCCAGGTTTGGTGCCAGTAGATATGAACGACCTGTTCTCTGACGATATGGGTTTCAGACTACGGGAAGGCTTCAAAACTTTTGGTAACAAGATGCGCGGCTACCTGAGCAATGAGGCGCAGATCGTAGGCGTTGAAAGCCGCACCTCCTCTCCTGTTCGCATTCCTCGTGACCGCGATACGCTGGAGCATGTGCAGGTAAAAGGACTATACCCTTGTGGGGAAGGTGCTGGTTTTGCAGGTGGTATCGTATCAGCAGCAATGGACGGTGAGCGTTGCGCTGAAAAGGCTGCGCTTAGAGCAGGAGTCACTATATAG
- a CDS encoding ABC transporter permease, whose product MSDTIIHLPEKRSLNIRWLLKMGWRDSRRNRGRLALFISSIVLGIAALVAINSFADNLRADIDSQAKSLIGADLVVASNKEIEENQQQLLDSIAIGGDRSDEVRFVSMVQFKASGGTRLVQVRALERGGFPYYGAIETEPKVASRTFREGGRKALVDQTLLLQYNSKPGDSIQVGNQTFVIAGALHKIPGQSAMTATIAPAVYIPRQYLKETGLVQKGSRVSYYHYYKLAENTDPDKLVKKLEKRFDEAGFGYDTIESRKESTGKSYEDLARFLALVGFVALLLGCVGVASAVHVYIREKLATIGVLRCLGVSGKQAFLIYLFQVMAMGLIGSVVGAVLGSLIQLYLPELFKAFLPVEVTVAVSWAAILQGIAIGVVVAVLFALLPLLSIRKISPLITLRAGIEHVSKQPDKLRWVVYFLIIAFIFLFSYFQLGTWLQALSFTGGVLVAFVVLALIARLMMWLVKRFFPVNWGYVWRQSLANLYRPNNQTLLLTVSIGLGTALIATLFLMQRILLSEVAFAASENQPNMVLFDIQNSQKEEVAQLTKEQGLPILQMVPVVTMRLEEVNGLTGADVRADTTLEISERAFTREFRVTYRDSLINSEKSVEGTWKGTVTDPDRPIPISVEGRYAERLKAGLGDTLVFNVHGALVPTIITHLREIEWNRVQTNFLIVFPKGVLEEAPQFHVLMTRTQTDDEAAQFQQTLVRQFPNVSAIDLGLILETLDDILGKISFVIRFMALFSISTGLLVLIGSINNSKYQRVQESVLLRTLGASRKQILSINAFEYLLLGALAAGTGIILSLGASWALAVFSFEVAFVPDLSPLLPVFAGITTLTVFIGMLNSRGILNRPPLEVLRREAA is encoded by the coding sequence GTGTCAGACACCATCATACATTTACCTGAAAAGAGGTCCTTAAACATTCGCTGGCTGCTGAAGATGGGGTGGCGCGACAGCCGCCGCAACAGAGGTAGGCTCGCGCTTTTCATCTCCTCCATAGTTTTGGGTATTGCAGCCTTGGTCGCTATCAATTCATTTGCGGACAACCTTAGAGCAGATATCGATAGCCAGGCAAAATCACTCATTGGGGCTGACTTAGTGGTTGCCTCTAATAAGGAAATAGAGGAGAACCAACAGCAACTGCTGGATTCTATCGCCATCGGCGGTGACCGCTCCGATGAAGTGCGCTTTGTGTCGATGGTGCAGTTTAAAGCCTCTGGCGGAACAAGGCTTGTGCAGGTCAGAGCGCTCGAGCGGGGAGGTTTCCCGTATTACGGAGCCATAGAAACAGAGCCCAAGGTTGCGAGCCGTACTTTCAGGGAGGGCGGCCGAAAGGCATTGGTAGATCAGACGCTCTTACTGCAGTACAACTCTAAGCCCGGCGATTCTATACAAGTCGGTAACCAGACCTTCGTCATAGCTGGTGCACTTCATAAAATTCCTGGCCAATCAGCCATGACGGCCACTATTGCCCCAGCAGTTTATATTCCGCGTCAATACCTCAAAGAAACAGGCCTGGTGCAAAAAGGGAGCCGTGTTAGCTACTACCACTACTATAAGCTGGCCGAAAATACAGATCCGGATAAGCTGGTAAAGAAGCTGGAAAAAAGATTTGATGAGGCAGGCTTTGGCTATGATACCATCGAAAGTCGCAAAGAAAGCACTGGTAAGTCTTACGAAGATTTAGCTCGTTTCCTGGCACTGGTTGGTTTTGTTGCCCTGCTGCTAGGTTGCGTAGGTGTGGCAAGTGCTGTACATGTGTATATCCGAGAGAAGCTGGCAACAATTGGGGTGCTGCGCTGCCTGGGTGTCAGTGGTAAACAGGCGTTCCTGATTTATCTGTTTCAGGTAATGGCTATGGGTTTGATTGGCTCCGTTGTAGGTGCCGTACTAGGGAGCCTCATACAGCTATACTTGCCAGAACTGTTCAAAGCCTTCCTACCTGTGGAGGTGACAGTGGCTGTGTCCTGGGCAGCTATACTGCAAGGTATAGCTATTGGTGTGGTTGTAGCCGTGCTGTTTGCGCTGCTGCCATTGCTTTCTATTCGCAAGATATCACCGCTCATCACGCTACGTGCAGGTATTGAGCATGTCTCTAAGCAGCCTGACAAGTTAAGATGGGTAGTATACTTCCTGATTATTGCCTTTATCTTCTTGTTTTCATACTTCCAGCTTGGTACCTGGCTACAGGCTTTATCCTTCACAGGAGGTGTGCTGGTTGCTTTTGTGGTGCTAGCTTTAATTGCAAGGCTGATGATGTGGCTGGTGAAGCGCTTTTTCCCGGTAAACTGGGGCTACGTGTGGCGACAGAGCCTGGCAAACCTTTACAGGCCGAACAACCAGACCCTGTTGCTTACTGTTTCCATTGGCTTGGGCACAGCGCTAATTGCTACGCTCTTCCTGATGCAGCGCATCCTGTTAAGTGAGGTTGCCTTTGCTGCCAGCGAGAACCAGCCGAACATGGTACTGTTCGATATTCAGAATTCCCAAAAGGAGGAAGTTGCTCAGCTGACAAAAGAGCAGGGGCTGCCTATTCTGCAGATGGTGCCTGTAGTAACAATGCGCCTGGAAGAAGTGAATGGCCTTACAGGAGCTGATGTACGTGCTGATACGACACTTGAGATATCAGAGCGGGCCTTTACCCGTGAATTCCGTGTTACTTACCGCGATTCTCTTATTAATTCAGAGAAATCAGTGGAAGGAACCTGGAAAGGAACCGTTACTGATCCTGATAGGCCTATACCTATCTCAGTAGAAGGTCGTTATGCTGAGCGCCTTAAAGCTGGACTTGGCGATACGCTTGTGTTCAACGTGCATGGCGCGTTGGTGCCAACTATTATCACACACCTCCGTGAGATAGAGTGGAACCGGGTGCAGACAAACTTCCTGATTGTTTTCCCGAAAGGAGTGCTGGAGGAGGCGCCACAGTTTCATGTGCTCATGACGCGTACGCAGACAGATGACGAGGCCGCTCAATTTCAGCAGACACTGGTGCGCCAGTTCCCGAACGTTTCTGCCATTGACCTGGGACTGATATTGGAGACTCTGGATGATATTCTTGGCAAAATTTCCTTTGTGATTCGCTTTATGGCCCTGTTTAGTATAAGTACTGGATTACTGGTGCTCATCGGCTCGATCAATAACAGTAAGTATCAGCGGGTGCAGGAGAGTGTGCTGCTACGTACCCTTGGCGCTAGCAGAAAGCAGATATTAAGTATAAATGCTTTCGAATACTTGTTGCTGGGTGCATTAGCTGCCGGAACAGGCATTATACTTTCATTAGGAGCTAGCTGGGCTTTGGCTGTATTTAGCTTTGAGGTAGCCTTCGTTCCAGATTTATCTCCGCTGTTGCCAGTTTTTGCTGGTATAACCACCCTTACGGTGTTTATCGGAATGTTGAATAGCCGTGGAATTCTGAACCGCCCACCGCTAGAGGTGCTCAGAAGGGAGGCTGCATAG
- a CDS encoding efflux RND transporter periplasmic adaptor subunit, producing the protein MKRYILPAALAALILSTGCADQKETPAETTAEENQASTDTEASDIVHFPAQMQQVSQIQVGPLQERELSTRVPAKGQLSLPPQGMASVSPLIGGMVRSIKVIEGDYVQKGAVLASIENPDLLELQEAYLSANSQLGMAQQEFERQKMLSDEQVGALKRYQQATSDVQVLQAKLKSLGEQLQTLGISPKNVERGQITRTLTLRAPIAGYVQSVSVNLGTYAEPNQPILQIIDDSHLHLDLSVFERDFAKLDKGQKVVFSIPNVSGQQVEAEIFAIGKSFEGETRVVPVHAEIKHNQNKGLLPGMYINGQIMTGKRLTSAVPEEAIVLYKSKPFIFQQFDETSFKMIPVEAGVTEDGYTEVMLKEALPQNAQIVQKGASFILSEKMKSEVAEE; encoded by the coding sequence ATGAAACGATATATTTTACCAGCAGCATTGGCTGCTCTGATACTTAGCACTGGCTGTGCTGATCAGAAAGAAACACCTGCTGAAACAACTGCAGAGGAAAACCAGGCAAGTACAGATACAGAAGCTAGCGACATCGTACATTTTCCTGCACAAATGCAGCAGGTAAGCCAGATACAGGTGGGGCCTTTGCAGGAACGCGAACTGTCTACACGTGTGCCAGCTAAAGGACAGCTTTCTTTGCCACCCCAGGGTATGGCCAGTGTCAGCCCCTTGATAGGAGGCATGGTGCGCAGCATTAAGGTGATTGAGGGGGATTATGTGCAGAAGGGTGCAGTTTTGGCTAGCATCGAAAACCCCGATCTACTAGAGCTGCAAGAGGCATACCTTTCTGCCAACAGCCAACTGGGTATGGCTCAACAGGAGTTTGAGCGCCAAAAAATGCTTTCAGATGAGCAGGTAGGTGCACTTAAAAGGTACCAACAGGCTACTTCTGATGTGCAGGTACTACAGGCAAAGCTAAAATCCTTGGGTGAGCAACTGCAAACCTTAGGTATATCGCCAAAAAATGTAGAGCGCGGGCAAATTACCCGCACCCTTACGCTTAGAGCCCCTATTGCAGGTTATGTACAGTCTGTGAGTGTAAACTTAGGAACATATGCAGAGCCTAACCAGCCAATCTTGCAAATAATCGACGACAGCCACCTACACCTTGACCTGAGCGTGTTTGAGCGAGATTTCGCAAAGCTGGATAAAGGGCAGAAGGTGGTTTTCTCGATTCCTAATGTTTCTGGCCAGCAGGTAGAGGCTGAGATATTTGCCATTGGTAAATCCTTTGAAGGGGAGACCCGTGTTGTGCCTGTACACGCAGAGATCAAGCACAACCAGAATAAAGGACTACTGCCGGGCATGTACATCAACGGACAGATTATGACGGGCAAACGCCTTACGTCAGCTGTTCCTGAAGAGGCTATTGTGCTTTATAAGAGCAAGCCTTTTATCTTTCAACAGTTTGACGAAACATCATTTAAAATGATTCCTGTAGAGGCAGGTGTGACTGAAGATGGATATACAGAGGTTATGCTGAAAGAAGCGTTGCCTCAGAACGCGCAGATAGTGCAGAAAGGTGCCTCATTTATACTTTCTGAGAAGATGAAGTCAGAAGTGGCAGAAGAATAG
- a CDS encoding SDR family NAD(P)-dependent oxidoreductase, with the protein MKTMKEENRGKTVLITGASNGFGMEFAKLFAKDGFNLILVARSTERLRRLGYYLQDEHQLEHVCVLSADLTRPEAPKEVYNEVKASGQEVDILVNNAGAGVHGLFYETDLEREKAIIQLNITTPVELTKLFLHGMKRRNSGKILNVASTASFMPSPLMAIYGATKAFLLSFSEALTNELKDTGITVTALCPGPSNTMFFRRAGAAHSRVANGPLSEPADVALDGYKALMHGETRVVSGLMNKLQAAGSNFLPDMALAATMRHMMEEEDDESPSKEDIL; encoded by the coding sequence ATGAAAACGATGAAAGAAGAGAACAGAGGAAAAACAGTTTTGATCACCGGTGCCTCCAATGGCTTCGGAATGGAGTTTGCAAAGTTGTTTGCCAAAGATGGCTTTAACCTGATTCTGGTGGCACGCAGTACCGAGCGCCTCAGAAGACTAGGCTACTACCTGCAGGATGAGCACCAGCTTGAGCATGTTTGTGTACTTAGTGCCGATTTAACACGACCAGAAGCCCCTAAAGAGGTCTATAACGAAGTTAAAGCTAGTGGGCAGGAGGTCGATATACTGGTAAACAATGCAGGTGCGGGTGTGCACGGCCTCTTCTACGAGACTGACCTGGAGCGTGAGAAAGCGATTATCCAGCTGAACATCACTACTCCTGTAGAACTGACCAAACTCTTCTTGCATGGCATGAAGCGCCGTAATTCGGGTAAGATTCTGAATGTGGCCTCAACAGCTTCCTTCATGCCTTCGCCACTGATGGCCATCTACGGTGCTACAAAAGCCTTCTTATTATCTTTCTCAGAAGCGCTAACGAACGAATTGAAAGACACAGGAATCACAGTGACTGCCCTATGCCCGGGCCCAAGTAATACCATGTTCTTCCGCAGAGCGGGAGCGGCTCATAGTCGTGTAGCCAATGGCCCTCTTTCTGAGCCTGCTGATGTTGCTTTAGACGGTTATAAGGCTCTAATGCATGGGGAAACTAGAGTAGTGTCAGGTTTAATGAACAAGCTACAGGCAGCAGGTTCTAATTTCTTACCTGATATGGCTCTCGCTGCTACTATGCGCCATATGATGGAAGAAGAGGATGACGAAAGTCCTTCTAAGGAAGACATTTTATAA
- a CDS encoding CoA-binding protein has translation MKKTVVLGATDNPTRYAYKAVHRLQQHGHEVVPVGIKNAEVGGKKIITDKSEPIQDVDTVTLYVGPQNQPFWYDYILSLKPKRIIFNPGTENRELEQMAEDANIETLHHCTLVMLATDSY, from the coding sequence ATGAAAAAGACAGTTGTGTTGGGTGCGACTGACAACCCTACCCGCTATGCCTACAAAGCTGTACATAGACTGCAGCAGCACGGGCATGAGGTAGTACCAGTCGGCATCAAGAATGCTGAGGTAGGTGGCAAGAAGATCATCACAGATAAATCTGAACCTATACAAGATGTAGATACAGTAACCTTGTATGTTGGCCCACAAAACCAACCGTTTTGGTATGATTACATCTTAAGCCTTAAACCTAAGCGTATCATCTTCAATCCCGGTACAGAAAACCGTGAATTAGAACAAATGGCAGAAGACGCTAATATCGAGACGCTGCACCACTGTACGTTGGTTATGTTGGCCACTGACAGCTATTAG
- a CDS encoding arylesterase produces MTIKNQFLTLGIAVLAALSGCGDTATNQKINQEQEARSTDRNSKKPAAEAETKTILFFGNSLTAGYGLDDPGLAFPALIQQRIDSLDLPYRAINAGLSGETTAGGKNRIDWLLNKQPVDVFVLELGANDGLRGIDPEETYSNLKTIIEKVRAKNPKVEIVLAGMQVPPSMGQEYSQKFREVFTRVAEEENVALIPFLLEGVGGEPKLNQADGVHPTEEGQKILAKNVWQVLEPILEEQAGV; encoded by the coding sequence ATGACGATAAAGAATCAATTTTTAACTCTTGGTATAGCCGTTCTTGCCGCCCTTTCCGGGTGTGGCGACACAGCAACAAATCAGAAGATTAACCAGGAGCAGGAAGCGCGATCGACAGACCGCAATTCCAAAAAACCTGCTGCCGAGGCTGAGACAAAAACCATTCTATTCTTTGGAAACAGCCTGACCGCAGGGTATGGGCTGGATGATCCGGGCCTGGCCTTTCCAGCACTAATCCAACAGCGCATCGATTCGCTCGACCTCCCTTACAGGGCAATTAACGCGGGCCTCAGCGGTGAGACTACTGCTGGCGGTAAAAACAGGATCGATTGGCTTCTGAATAAACAGCCTGTGGATGTATTTGTACTGGAGTTAGGTGCAAATGATGGACTAAGAGGCATCGACCCGGAGGAGACATACAGCAACCTTAAGACAATCATAGAAAAAGTGAGAGCCAAGAACCCTAAGGTGGAGATAGTTTTGGCAGGTATGCAGGTTCCACCAAGTATGGGGCAAGAGTATTCGCAGAAGTTCAGGGAGGTATTTACCCGTGTGGCTGAAGAAGAGAATGTTGCTTTGATTCCTTTCCTGTTGGAAGGTGTAGGCGGAGAGCCAAAGCTGAACCAGGCAGATGGCGTTCACCCTACCGAAGAAGGACAAAAGATTTTAGCTAAAAATGTATGGCAAGTGCTTGAGCCAATATTAGAGGAACAGGCGGGCGTTTAA